In Paenibacillus ihbetae, the following are encoded in one genomic region:
- a CDS encoding aldo/keto reductase family protein, with translation MEFRRLGGSGLKVSEISLGSWLTYGGYVERDNAVKSIQTAYGLGVNFFDTANVYAQGAAEVVVGETLRAFPRESYVLATKVFGKMGDGPNDQGLSRKHIMEQCHASLKRLGTDYVDIYYCHRFHEETPLEETLRALDDLVRQGKVLYVGVSMWTAAQMEAALAIADRYLLDRIVVNQPLYNMFERKIEGEIIPLGEKKGIGQVVYSPLAQGVLTGKYNTKQDVPEESRASKLGADRLKISEDRIRKVQSLGRIADELGITVGQLALAWILRQDNVSSALVGASRPEQVEENVKASGIKLTPDTLSAIEDILNNA, from the coding sequence ATGGAATTTCGAAGATTGGGCGGAAGCGGACTGAAGGTAAGCGAAATCAGTCTTGGAAGCTGGCTCACGTACGGAGGGTATGTAGAGCGGGATAATGCGGTGAAGTCGATTCAGACCGCTTACGGACTCGGCGTGAACTTTTTTGATACGGCAAATGTGTACGCGCAAGGAGCGGCCGAAGTCGTCGTAGGCGAGACGCTGCGGGCATTCCCGCGCGAATCCTATGTGCTGGCAACGAAGGTATTCGGCAAAATGGGCGACGGGCCCAATGATCAGGGGTTATCCCGCAAGCACATTATGGAGCAGTGCCATGCAAGCCTGAAGCGGCTTGGCACCGATTACGTTGATATTTATTACTGCCACCGTTTTCACGAGGAGACGCCGCTTGAAGAAACACTGCGGGCGCTCGATGATCTCGTTCGGCAAGGGAAGGTGCTTTATGTCGGGGTCAGCATGTGGACGGCCGCCCAGATGGAAGCCGCTCTGGCGATCGCCGACCGTTACCTGCTGGACCGGATTGTGGTGAACCAGCCGCTGTACAACATGTTCGAGCGCAAGATCGAGGGAGAGATCATTCCGCTCGGCGAGAAGAAAGGCATCGGCCAGGTCGTTTATTCCCCGTTGGCTCAAGGGGTACTTACGGGGAAGTACAACACTAAGCAGGATGTGCCTGAGGAGAGCCGGGCTTCCAAGCTGGGAGCGGATCGCCTCAAAATCAGCGAAGACCGTATCCGGAAGGTGCAGTCGCTTGGACGTATTGCGGACGAGCTCGGCATCACCGTCGGTCAGCTGGCTCTCGCGTGGATTTTGCGCCAGGACAACGTATCCAGCGCGCTCGTCGGCGCAAGCCGTCCCGAGCAGGTGGAGGAGAACGTCAAGGCATCCGGCATCAAGCTGACGCCGGATACGCTGTCGGCGATCGAGGATATCCTGAATAACGCTTAA
- a CDS encoding sensor histidine kinase, producing the protein MHKLQWKIITLFFVSGALTLSILFGFQKIMQVIGREYWREPWVTTLFNISRRLENMFGFPVAATIIGIVIFIVVVLLMSQSTIRQINQLMQGTERLARGELDQEIKVSSGDELGQMALQINQMAKQLKLSLEEERMAVQSKNELISNVSHDLRTPLTSIIGYLRLVNEDRYKDEVELRYYTDIAYSKSLRLGRLVNDLFEYTRIGYSPLNRTDINLVELLGQLAVDFSLTGQTSKEGVQVQFMPTEEKISLSADGDKLMRIFENLLSNAVRHGKDAGRIDLKAFRDGRSAIVQVINYGPPIPQHALPHLFERFYRADESRTDQTGGSGLGLAIVKSIVEAHEGSIEVTSNSDQTLFEVRLPLNGS; encoded by the coding sequence ATGCATAAGCTTCAGTGGAAAATCATCACCCTGTTCTTTGTGAGCGGGGCTTTGACGCTGTCCATCCTGTTCGGCTTTCAAAAAATCATGCAGGTGATCGGACGGGAATACTGGAGGGAGCCCTGGGTAACCACACTGTTCAACATCAGCCGCCGGCTGGAGAACATGTTCGGCTTTCCCGTCGCTGCCACGATCATTGGAATCGTCATCTTTATTGTTGTCGTGCTGCTGATGAGCCAAAGCACCATTCGGCAGATCAATCAATTGATGCAGGGCACGGAGCGGCTGGCGCGCGGGGAGCTTGATCAGGAGATCAAGGTAAGCTCCGGGGACGAGCTTGGCCAGATGGCCCTCCAGATCAACCAGATGGCCAAGCAGCTCAAGCTCTCCTTGGAGGAAGAACGGATGGCTGTCCAGTCCAAGAACGAGCTGATCAGCAATGTGTCCCATGACCTCCGCACGCCGCTGACCTCGATCATCGGCTATTTGCGGTTAGTCAACGAAGACCGCTACAAGGACGAGGTCGAGCTCCGCTACTATACCGATATCGCCTATAGCAAGTCTTTGCGGCTCGGCAGGCTGGTCAACGACCTGTTTGAATACACACGGATCGGCTATTCGCCATTAAATCGTACCGATATTAATCTGGTGGAACTGCTGGGTCAGCTGGCCGTCGACTTTTCGCTAACCGGGCAGACCTCGAAAGAAGGCGTGCAAGTACAGTTCATGCCTACCGAGGAGAAAATCAGCCTGTCCGCCGACGGCGACAAGCTGATGCGAATCTTCGAGAACCTGCTGTCGAATGCGGTGCGCCACGGCAAAGATGCCGGGAGGATCGACTTGAAAGCGTTCAGGGACGGAAGGAGCGCCATCGTTCAGGTGATCAATTACGGCCCGCCTATTCCGCAGCATGCCCTCCCCCACCTGTTTGAACGGTTTTACCGGGCGGATGAATCCCGTACGGACCAGACCGGAGGCTCCGGCCTGGGGCTCGCCATCGTGAAATCGATCGTGGAAGCCCACGAGGGGAGCATCGAGGTGACCAGCAATTCGGATCAGACCCTATTCGAAGTGCGCCTTCCTCTAAACGGGAGCTGA
- a CDS encoding response regulator transcription factor → MRRVLIVDDDKEISGLISIYLENEGYRVIQAHDGEEALLELKLHQGSVDLVILDVMMPRLNGIETCRKIRETSSIPILMLSAKSEDMDKILGLMTGADDYMIKPFNPLELTTRVKSLIRRSTQYNTGLAQPDADRLQIDGLDINRTTHEVKANGRPVTLTAREFDILYLLARQPGRIFSAEDIFQQVWKEKYYVSNNTVMVHISNLRDKLEKELGYKLIQTVWGVGYKIHA, encoded by the coding sequence GTGAGAAGAGTATTAATCGTTGACGATGACAAGGAAATATCGGGATTGATCTCGATCTACCTGGAGAATGAAGGATACCGGGTCATTCAAGCGCATGACGGGGAAGAAGCGCTGCTTGAGCTCAAGCTGCATCAGGGATCGGTGGATCTCGTCATCCTGGATGTCATGATGCCTAGATTGAACGGGATCGAGACCTGCCGCAAAATCAGGGAGACCTCGTCCATCCCGATTCTGATGCTGAGCGCCAAGAGTGAGGATATGGACAAAATATTGGGCCTGATGACCGGGGCTGACGATTATATGATCAAGCCCTTCAATCCGCTGGAGCTGACCACACGCGTGAAAAGCTTGATCCGTCGCTCCACCCAGTACAACACGGGGCTGGCCCAGCCGGACGCCGACCGCCTGCAAATCGACGGCCTGGATATCAACCGCACGACCCATGAGGTCAAAGCGAACGGCCGGCCGGTCACCCTGACCGCAAGGGAGTTCGACATTCTGTACCTGCTCGCCCGTCAGCCGGGAAGAATCTTCAGCGCCGAAGATATTTTCCAGCAGGTGTGGAAGGAGAAGTATTATGTCTCCAACAATACCGTCATGGTCCATATCAGCAACCTGCGGGACAAGCTGGAGAAAGAGCTCGGCTACAAGCTCATCCAGACCGTATGGGGCGTAGGGTACAAAATCCATGCATAA
- a CDS encoding FAD-dependent oxidoreductase, which translates to MNPSGTSYHQLPRYPESLWRATTELPSFPRLAEDIETDVAVVGAGITGITTAYLLAKAGKAVVLLEAGKIFNGTTGYTTAKVTAQHGQIYHELIQHFGEEQARLYYEANREAIEFIRDIVGGEEDKFGLKLEDAYIYTEQDGKTLEKLEQEYRAYEKLDIPGEWTDRLPLPIQVTGAVKMPGQYRFHPLHYVKHLTEKFLELGGRIYENTTIGGKVETDGPLSLQTKRGNHRITCNYAVSASHFPFHDGKGLYFSRLHVERSYAIAVKPETAYPGGMYLSVDNPTRSLRSASYEGEELVIVGGENHATGRSICTHQHYENLEVFAGNLLGAISIPYRWSAQDLITLDKVPYIGPITSDQDRILVATGYRKWGMTTSTLAAHIISDHILETGNRYAELFSPSRFKADPAIKTFIVQNATVAKDLVSGKMDMSDADMSELRNGEGAVVRHNGQRAGAYKNEEGQLFLVDTTCTHMGCEVEWNEGERSWDCPCHGSRYSYNGEVLEGPATEPLKQLDPES; encoded by the coding sequence ATGAACCCATCGGGCACATCGTATCATCAATTGCCCCGGTATCCCGAGTCGCTGTGGAGAGCAACGACGGAGCTCCCTTCCTTTCCGCGGCTCGCGGAGGATATTGAAACGGACGTCGCGGTAGTCGGCGCAGGCATAACGGGCATAACGACCGCCTATTTGCTGGCAAAGGCCGGGAAGGCTGTCGTGCTTCTTGAGGCAGGGAAAATATTCAACGGAACGACCGGTTATACGACCGCGAAGGTTACGGCTCAGCACGGACAGATTTACCATGAGCTGATCCAGCACTTTGGAGAGGAGCAAGCGCGCCTCTATTATGAAGCGAACCGGGAAGCCATTGAATTTATAAGGGATATCGTTGGCGGAGAGGAAGATAAGTTCGGTCTGAAGCTGGAGGATGCCTACATCTATACAGAGCAGGATGGCAAAACGCTCGAGAAGCTGGAGCAGGAATACCGGGCTTACGAGAAGCTGGACATTCCAGGAGAGTGGACAGATCGCCTTCCATTGCCGATTCAGGTAACCGGGGCCGTGAAAATGCCGGGGCAATACCGATTCCACCCCTTGCACTACGTGAAGCATCTGACCGAGAAGTTTCTGGAGCTTGGCGGGCGTATTTATGAAAATACGACCATCGGAGGAAAGGTGGAGACCGATGGTCCGCTGTCGCTCCAGACCAAACGGGGCAACCACCGCATTACGTGTAACTACGCGGTGTCCGCCTCTCATTTCCCTTTTCATGACGGCAAGGGCCTCTATTTCTCCAGGCTTCACGTTGAACGGTCCTATGCCATTGCCGTTAAGCCGGAGACCGCATATCCGGGCGGCATGTATTTAAGCGTGGACAATCCGACCCGTTCCCTGCGATCCGCATCGTACGAGGGCGAAGAGCTCGTTATCGTCGGCGGAGAGAATCATGCGACAGGCCGGAGCATCTGTACCCATCAGCATTATGAGAACCTGGAGGTGTTCGCAGGAAATCTGCTGGGGGCAATCTCCATCCCTTACCGATGGTCCGCGCAGGATTTGATTACGTTGGATAAAGTCCCGTACATCGGACCGATCACATCGGACCAGGATCGAATCCTGGTAGCAACGGGATACCGGAAATGGGGCATGACGACAAGCACGCTGGCGGCCCACATCATCAGCGATCACATCCTGGAGACCGGTAACCGGTATGCCGAATTGTTCAGCCCGTCCCGGTTTAAGGCGGATCCGGCCATCAAAACCTTCATCGTTCAAAACGCGACCGTAGCGAAGGATCTGGTGTCCGGCAAAATGGATATGTCCGATGCGGACATGTCCGAGCTTCGGAACGGAGAAGGCGCCGTCGTCCGTCATAACGGACAGCGCGCCGGCGCGTATAAGAATGAAGAGGGCCAGCTGTTTTTGGTGGACACCACCTGCACGCATATGGGCTGCGAAGTTGAGTGGAACGAAGGCGAGCGTTCCTGGGACTGTCCTTGTCACGGTTCCAGATACAGCTATAACGGCGAGGTGCTGGAGGGGCCGGCGACGGAGCCGCTCAAGCAGCTGGACCCGGAGAGCTGA
- a CDS encoding D-alanyl-D-alanine carboxypeptidase family protein translates to MATVSKPRFSSSRQRTDSPLPYRSPRRSKPAGRRKGQAGWALWFLGLCVSLLFFYIVKVFIPPAIEARSAILIHAETGRVLYAQRADLPLPPASMAKMMTELMVMDAVSSGRHDWNETVPVSRYAEKAPGSQIGMKAGETYTLREMFEALIIHSANDAAIAISEHLAGSEREFVDNMNRRAKEIGLSGRTVFANASGLPAKDLRGFPEAASAGETVMTARDAGMLARWLLQNYPDVVEVASKRDLSIPQKGVSLHTTNLMLPGEPFAYNGSDGFKTGYTRSAGYCFTGTAARNGVRLISVVLGTGHAEQRFTETQKLMDYGFRRQNAILGLFSIHI, encoded by the coding sequence ATGGCAACGGTATCCAAACCACGTTTCTCTTCTTCAAGGCAGCGCACCGACAGCCCTTTGCCGTATCGTTCCCCGCGTCGGTCGAAGCCGGCCGGAAGACGCAAGGGACAAGCCGGGTGGGCTCTGTGGTTCCTTGGCCTTTGCGTCAGCCTGCTCTTCTTTTACATCGTGAAGGTCTTCATTCCTCCCGCGATCGAAGCTCGTTCGGCTATTCTCATCCATGCCGAAACCGGAAGAGTGCTGTACGCGCAGCGGGCCGATCTGCCGCTCCCTCCTGCAAGCATGGCCAAGATGATGACCGAGCTTATGGTCATGGACGCCGTCTCTTCAGGACGGCATGATTGGAACGAGACGGTACCCGTCAGCCGTTATGCCGAAAAAGCTCCCGGCTCCCAAATCGGCATGAAGGCCGGGGAGACCTACACGCTTAGAGAAATGTTCGAAGCGCTGATTATTCACTCGGCCAATGATGCGGCCATCGCCATCTCCGAGCATCTAGCCGGAAGCGAGCGCGAATTCGTCGATAACATGAACCGCCGCGCGAAGGAGATCGGCCTGTCCGGCCGGACCGTATTTGCCAATGCATCCGGTCTTCCCGCCAAAGATTTGAGGGGCTTTCCCGAAGCGGCCTCCGCAGGCGAGACGGTCATGACGGCAAGGGATGCGGGCATGCTCGCCAGGTGGCTGCTTCAGAACTATCCCGACGTCGTCGAAGTGGCGAGTAAACGCGACCTTTCGATTCCCCAGAAGGGAGTCTCGCTGCACACGACCAATCTCATGCTCCCCGGCGAGCCGTTTGCCTATAACGGAAGCGACGGCTTTAAGACAGGGTATACCCGCTCCGCCGGCTATTGCTTTACCGGAACCGCGGCCCGGAACGGAGTCCGGCTTATCTCCGTCGTTCTTGGGACCGGCCATGCCGAGCAAAGATTTACGGAGACCCAAAAGCTGATGGATTACGGATTCAGACGGCAAAACGCAATATTAGGCCTTTTTTCCATTCATATTTAG
- a CDS encoding spore germination protein, whose product MATDQKLHAEEARKCLQEQLKNIGDVEQRELKNEEGHAHLIYLKSMCDPILVNENLINRFYELDSMELFERFIRSFPSSLEPKDKQELLRNMLRGCVAIFIRDRVLLLDAVLVNAGAIQPASTENVMQGPDDSFTENIEVNLNMIRHRYQTTDLKTEFMTVGRISQTRLIIMYDETKVDHSVLEELKKRLSELKTDIIQSASEIERHTMHPKLRLFPTLMLTERPDRAVLNISQGKVCVLMDSTGYVLVLPAIFNDFFTAMDDKIQLPPIGWFLKAIRYIALFITVMMPSLYVAFTSYNPEILKMQITLLIAGSRATVPYPSSFEVIFMLLAMEFLVEASVRLPKAVSQSATTVGGLILGTAATEAGLVSNVMIILVAAVAITNFVIPITMMSMGIRVTKYVFIVLSTFFGLVGIVLGIVSLIMYLTSLRSFGKPYLKMFAIEWRRKGDQQSG is encoded by the coding sequence ATGGCCACCGACCAAAAGCTGCACGCCGAAGAAGCAAGGAAATGCCTGCAGGAGCAGTTGAAGAATATCGGGGACGTTGAGCAGCGGGAGCTGAAGAATGAAGAAGGGCATGCGCATCTCATCTACCTTAAGAGTATGTGCGACCCTATTCTGGTTAATGAAAATTTGATCAACCGATTCTATGAGCTGGACTCCATGGAGCTGTTCGAGCGATTTATCCGGTCGTTCCCGTCAAGCCTGGAGCCTAAGGATAAGCAGGAGCTGCTCCGCAATATGCTTAGAGGCTGCGTTGCGATCTTCATCCGCGACCGGGTGCTGCTGCTTGATGCCGTGCTGGTCAACGCGGGGGCCATCCAACCGGCAAGCACGGAGAATGTGATGCAGGGGCCGGACGATTCCTTTACGGAAAATATCGAGGTCAACTTGAACATGATCCGTCATCGGTATCAGACAACAGACCTGAAGACGGAGTTCATGACGGTCGGCCGGATCTCCCAGACCCGGCTCATCATTATGTATGACGAGACGAAAGTAGATCACTCGGTGCTAGAGGAGCTGAAGAAGCGTCTGTCCGAGCTCAAGACGGATATCATTCAGTCTGCTTCCGAGATCGAGCGGCATACGATGCATCCGAAATTACGGCTGTTTCCGACGCTGATGCTGACCGAGCGTCCGGACCGGGCCGTGCTGAACATTTCGCAGGGGAAGGTATGCGTGCTTATGGATTCGACCGGGTATGTCTTAGTGCTCCCGGCCATCTTTAATGATTTCTTCACGGCGATGGATGACAAGATCCAGCTGCCGCCCATCGGCTGGTTCCTGAAGGCCATCCGGTATATTGCCCTGTTCATTACGGTCATGATGCCAAGTCTGTACGTGGCCTTCACGTCCTATAATCCGGAAATTTTGAAGATGCAAATTACGCTGTTGATTGCCGGGAGCCGGGCTACGGTACCCTATCCCTCTTCCTTCGAGGTCATCTTCATGCTGCTGGCGATGGAGTTTCTCGTCGAGGCGAGCGTCCGCCTTCCGAAAGCGGTCAGCCAGTCGGCCACGACGGTAGGCGGTCTCATCCTGGGGACGGCCGCAACGGAAGCCGGCCTGGTCAGCAACGTCATGATTATTCTCGTTGCGGCGGTGGCTATTACGAATTTCGTCATCCCGATCACGATGATGAGCATGGGAATCCGCGTCACGAAATACGTGTTCATTGTCCTATCCACCTTCTTCGGCCTGGTCGGGATCGTCCTTGGCATCGTCTCCCTGATCATGTACCTGACGAGTCTGCGCTCGTTCGGTAAGCCTTATTTGAAGATGTTCGCGATCGAGTGGAGAAGGAAGGGAGATCAGCAGAGTGGTTAG
- a CDS encoding Ger(x)C family spore germination protein has product MRSLKRWFTLLICGSIMMLGGCEFRDIDLRLFVVAIGIDVSETNPDMNRFSFKIAIPTGDPKSGDVKTVLITQESTSIAEAIREAKSKVDKELDFGHCKGVLYGEAYARQDIGKIQDWTVRRRDMQLLMYPAVAIPTAEEVLKVQPATERIAGNAIFLALSEDGTQSPFIAKTYSFDLSRRMTEFGEDPVMPVIEATGKEILNIDKVALMDKSRVKTILTRDETRLYNLLDQRHLSTNFGIKIEGELFEVNTDRTRARYKINESQEGAETIDYKVNITAILEEKEDKAPMTPAGLRKIEKEFNKDLKESITKLLEKIQKTGLDPLGFGLRYGGTHWNNDTEMEKWAEIYPRAKFNVHVRMTIKSTGYKR; this is encoded by the coding sequence GTGAGATCCCTGAAAAGGTGGTTTACGCTGCTTATCTGCGGTTCGATTATGATGCTCGGCGGGTGCGAATTTCGGGATATCGATCTTCGGCTCTTCGTCGTGGCGATCGGCATCGACGTCTCGGAGACGAATCCGGACATGAACCGGTTCAGCTTCAAGATTGCGATCCCTACAGGTGATCCGAAATCGGGGGACGTCAAAACCGTGCTGATTACGCAGGAATCCACCAGCATCGCGGAGGCGATCCGGGAGGCGAAGTCCAAGGTGGATAAGGAGCTGGACTTCGGTCATTGCAAAGGGGTCTTGTACGGGGAGGCGTATGCCCGGCAGGATATCGGCAAAATCCAGGACTGGACCGTCCGAAGGCGGGATATGCAGCTTCTGATGTATCCGGCCGTTGCCATTCCGACGGCTGAGGAGGTCTTGAAGGTACAGCCCGCTACGGAGCGGATTGCCGGAAACGCGATTTTCCTGGCGCTCAGCGAGGATGGAACGCAGTCTCCCTTTATTGCCAAAACGTATTCCTTTGATTTAAGCAGGCGGATGACAGAGTTCGGGGAGGACCCCGTCATGCCGGTCATTGAAGCGACCGGGAAGGAGATTTTGAACATTGACAAGGTTGCCTTAATGGACAAGAGCCGGGTGAAGACGATCCTGACGCGGGATGAGACGAGGCTGTATAATTTGCTGGACCAACGGCACTTAAGCACCAACTTTGGAATTAAAATCGAAGGGGAATTGTTTGAGGTGAACACGGACCGGACCCGGGCCCGCTACAAAATCAACGAATCCCAAGAGGGTGCCGAGACCATCGATTACAAGGTCAACATCACAGCCATCCTGGAGGAGAAGGAGGATAAGGCACCGATGACCCCTGCAGGACTCCGCAAAATTGAGAAGGAATTCAACAAGGACCTGAAGGAGTCGATTACCAAGCTGCTGGAGAAGATCCAGAAGACGGGGCTGGACCCCTTGGGCTTCGGGCTGCGATACGGAGGTACCCACTGGAACAACGATACCGAAATGGAGAAGTGGGCTGAAATTTACCCGCGGGCCAAATTCAACGTTCATGTCAGAATGACAATCAAGTCCACCGGCTACAAACGGTAA
- a CDS encoding GGDEF domain-containing protein — MINILFTNFCILVTFLYVSGLLSRQYVTGFDSPSRSVKLCGGVLFGIYGIILMYYSFPIDPRFFADLRHLAIIVIASYLGWLPSLVAGLLMAVGRVLLFGMTGYSAAAGAGMLVIGMVCGLISLARWDRLTKMMTMSIASMLVLFFVISSNIPDRDKVFSVFTQHLIISLLATLVIYMLTEYIHTSNKLFLQLKKYAETDYLTSLNNLRQFEQLLSERFLEAQHFSERLGVLMIDIDHFKKINDTYGHAAGDAVLQQLSKVLKDNSRSFDEVSRNGGEEFSVLVPEATITETTALAERIRAAVERHAFTLDDGTKLHITISVGVAVHPDTIRSREARQLMEQADQELYRAKNNGRNRVCSAPEIHDYMLG; from the coding sequence ATGATCAACATCCTGTTTACCAACTTCTGCATTCTCGTAACTTTTCTATATGTATCGGGCCTGCTGTCCAGGCAATACGTAACGGGTTTCGATTCGCCTTCCCGCTCCGTTAAGCTCTGCGGCGGGGTGCTCTTTGGCATCTACGGGATCATCCTGATGTATTACTCATTCCCCATCGATCCGAGATTTTTCGCCGATTTGCGACATCTGGCCATCATCGTGATCGCCAGCTATCTCGGATGGCTTCCGTCCCTGGTTGCCGGATTGTTAATGGCCGTCGGGCGAGTGCTGCTCTTTGGCATGACCGGTTACTCCGCTGCAGCGGGCGCAGGCATGCTGGTGATCGGTATGGTCTGCGGGCTCATCTCCTTAGCCCGATGGGACCGCTTGACCAAAATGATGACTATGTCCATCGCGAGCATGCTCGTGCTGTTCTTCGTCATCTCGTCGAACATTCCCGATCGCGATAAAGTGTTCAGCGTCTTCACCCAGCACCTGATTATCTCCTTGCTGGCCACGCTGGTTATCTACATGCTGACCGAGTACATACATACATCCAATAAGCTGTTTCTTCAATTGAAAAAATACGCCGAGACCGATTATTTGACCAGCCTGAACAATCTTCGCCAATTCGAGCAGCTGCTCTCCGAGCGCTTTCTGGAAGCCCAGCATTTCAGCGAACGCCTGGGGGTGCTCATGATCGATATCGATCACTTCAAAAAAATAAACGACACCTACGGCCATGCGGCCGGAGATGCCGTTTTGCAGCAGCTGAGCAAGGTGCTGAAGGATAACTCCCGCTCGTTCGACGAGGTATCCCGCAACGGCGGGGAGGAGTTCTCGGTTCTCGTCCCGGAAGCCACCATCACCGAGACGACGGCCCTGGCCGAACGGATCCGGGCCGCGGTGGAGCGCCACGCCTTCACGCTCGATGATGGAACGAAGCTGCATATCACGATATCGGTCGGCGTTGCGGTCCATCCGGACACGATTCGCTCCAGGGAAGCCCGCCAGCTGATGGAGCAGGCAGATCAAGAGCTGTACCGGGCCAAAAACAACGGGCGGAACCGCGTGTGTTCCGCCCCCGAAATCCATGACTATATGCTGGGTTAA
- a CDS encoding Fur family transcriptional regulator has translation MKSLNLTTQRQAVYDVLRESHDHPTAAEIMNRLVEKGYNLAYGTVYNSLRYLTDKQLIRELKLGESASRYDARTDEHQHIICEVCGKVDEVMTEVPKDWADTVAGETSYVIHHAHVVFGGVCPECQTKRKK, from the coding sequence TTGAAATCATTAAATCTAACCACACAGCGCCAAGCGGTATATGATGTGCTGCGGGAGTCGCATGACCATCCGACGGCCGCGGAGATCATGAACCGCCTGGTGGAGAAAGGATATAACCTTGCGTACGGGACCGTCTATAACTCCTTGCGCTATTTGACGGATAAGCAGCTGATCCGGGAGCTGAAGCTTGGCGAAAGCGCAAGCCGGTACGATGCCCGGACGGATGAGCATCAGCATATCATTTGTGAAGTGTGCGGCAAAGTCGACGAGGTCATGACGGAGGTGCCTAAGGATTGGGCGGACACCGTAGCGGGCGAAACCAGCTACGTGATCCATCATGCTCACGTTGTATTCGGGGGGGTGTGTCCAGAATGTCAAACCAAACGGAAGAAATAA
- a CDS encoding GerAB/ArcD/ProY family transporter: protein MVRNKYFYYLFLLNASINLINYVPRILIQDRFGGVLMSMLIAVPVGSLLMYVFSKLLQRFPGEGLPEIFHSVFPVWISGFLLILYGLAWYFSSVITLISFMDITSRYISPDVSPYIVLTGFLVVVGLSARLDSESLLYALEMVLYIAMPLIAYMAWRVFSNPYFSWDSVRQIITYAWNMPNYRTIAAATYIYTGYINMVVFNRIFRRFKMKHMFSIILVSIVSLFISLFAPLGILGANGAGEHVYPAFSTVDAMRIRYFIIERMIYVFFVVYMMLSLMNSIIHWHVGKELVLGGFKLEGEKPSLLPKKRKAEWWVLALFAVIIFVLATVINQYTLNDMAIVFLDVRFAGEILLVILLIYAAMRRGRRRRA, encoded by the coding sequence GTGGTTAGGAACAAATACTTTTACTATCTCTTTCTGCTCAACGCTTCGATCAACCTGATCAACTATGTGCCCCGCATCCTGATCCAGGACCGGTTCGGCGGAGTGTTGATGTCGATGTTAATCGCCGTACCGGTCGGTTCACTTCTAATGTATGTCTTCTCCAAGCTGCTTCAAAGATTTCCGGGAGAAGGCCTGCCGGAAATCTTCCATTCGGTCTTTCCGGTTTGGATTTCGGGATTTTTGTTAATCTTGTACGGACTGGCATGGTACTTCTCCAGCGTCATCACGCTGATCAGCTTCATGGATATCACGTCACGCTATATCAGTCCGGACGTATCGCCTTATATCGTTCTGACCGGATTTCTCGTCGTTGTCGGTCTAAGCGCAAGGCTGGATTCGGAATCGCTGCTCTATGCGCTGGAAATGGTGCTGTACATAGCGATGCCGCTGATTGCCTATATGGCCTGGCGGGTCTTCAGCAATCCTTATTTCAGCTGGGATTCCGTAAGGCAAATTATTACCTATGCCTGGAATATGCCGAATTACCGCACCATAGCCGCAGCGACCTATATCTATACCGGTTACATTAATATGGTGGTCTTCAACCGGATCTTCCGCCGATTCAAAATGAAGCACATGTTCTCGATTATCCTGGTAAGCATCGTGTCCCTGTTCATATCGCTCTTTGCGCCGCTCGGGATTCTGGGAGCCAACGGGGCAGGCGAGCATGTGTATCCCGCTTTTTCGACGGTGGATGCGATGCGAATCCGGTACTTTATCATTGAGCGGATGATCTACGTGTTCTTTGTTGTCTATATGATGCTGTCCCTGATGAACTCGATCATCCACTGGCATGTAGGGAAAGAACTGGTTCTGGGAGGGTTCAAGCTGGAAGGCGAGAAGCCCTCGCTGCTGCCTAAGAAACGGAAGGCGGAGTGGTGGGTTTTGGCCCTTTTCGCGGTCATTATTTTCGTGCTGGCCACGGTCATCAACCAGTATACGCTGAATGATATGGCGATTGTGTTCCTGGACGTCCGGTTTGCGGGTGAAATCCTGCTTGTCATCCTGTTGATCTATGCCGCAATGAGAAGAGGAAGGAGGAGGAGGGCGTGA